In Triticum urartu cultivar G1812 unplaced genomic scaffold, Tu2.1 TuUngrouped_contig_6062, whole genome shotgun sequence, the sequence GCGGCCGGCGCAGCCTCAGCGGCAGCAGCGGCCGGAGTGGCTTCGGCCTCCCAGAAGGCGGTCTTCTTCCCGGTCTTGGAGACCGTCTGGAAAACGTCTTCTGGCTTGACGttgcccttcacggtcaccttcTGCTGCTCCATGTCGATGTCGAAGCTCTCGACGCCTGCCACGGGGAGAAAAACCAAAGCATTAGCAGTGAGACCACCATAGAATTCTAGTTCAGTTCCAATGTATTGGCTGTGAAGTTTGTTTTAGTCATTCCCTTTGCGGTTGAAACTGATTTTCACAAGCAGGTAGATATAAATGCATTGGTGGAGTAGCTTTGATTGAAAGGAAGCAAGTAGACGCAGAGAGGAAATAACCTTCCATTTTGGTGAGCACCCTTTTAACCGCCCCCGAGCAACCTCCGCAGGACATTGCCACCTTGAGGACAACAGTCTGCCGACCATAATAAGACGAGAACATTTTGTTTCTGTTAGATTCTAACAGATCAAACATTATCTTAGCCTATTTCGATCAAGCAATCTTTCTTTTTTGACGAATGATCAACTAATCCAACACGGGGTATATAATAATAGACGACAAACTAGAAGTCTCTCCTAGCTAGGCTAGCTACTTCCTATTGATTTTCTTGATCTATTCATCAACCGATAACTGAGAAGAGAGGAACCATGCTACGAAAAATCAGAAAAAAAGAGATGTTGGGTAAATAAGAAGGCAGGGAAAGATGGTTGGCGGTTGCAGCAGGAGTCAAGAGGAGAAGATCGGGACCCCGGCGATCGATGTCGTCGGAGGGAGAGTTTGATGATGCCTGCACCTGTTCTGGCTTCAATGATTGCGGTTGGGGGCCGGCTTAAATAGACGCCTGccaggaggaggaagaagaagaagatgcgtAGCAGGGAAGGGAAGCACAAGGAAGGAAGGGGCGGTGAGCGGTGGGTGGACGTGCACCAAACACGCATAAAGCTAGCAAAGCATCCCCCTCGACCGATGGATCGGTAGGGATGGGCATTGTTCATGCCGGCCTGCGTTGGCTTGGGAGGGGTAGTACAAGTGCCGGAAGTAGTACACCCTCCCTTGTGCAGTACACATGCTGTACATTTGCCTTTTCTTTTCGAGGGGTCGTTGTACATAGATTCTGTTTCCAAGGCCAGCAGCGAAGAGTGAGTCTCAAGTTCCACCGCGCCACCAGCCCACAGCCCACCATACTCTAGGCCCACAACTATGAGAGGGGAAGCGCGCTTTGTTTGAGAGCAACTTTTTTTTGGGGTGTCTGAGAGCAACTGAGGCTCACGTCCGATCAGATGATTGGCTGAAATCAAAGTATGGTTACGTGAAATTAAACGTTGACGCGAGATTTGATAATGACACACTCGCAGCAACATTTGGAGTAGTTATTCGGGACCATAGGGGGGAATTTATAGCGGCTGCTAATGAAAAAATGGACCCCTGCTTCGACTCGTTCACAGTAGAAGCAATGGCAGTGAGGTTTGGTTTGAATCTTGCTAATATCGTTGGATGCAGTAAGATTGAAGTGAATTCGGATAGCGTAGAGGTGGTGAATGCGTTGAGCCAAGACTACTCTTCTTTAGTCGCTTCATCCATTATAGATGACTGTTATTTCATGTCATTAGTTTTTTCCCATGTCATTTATGATCATTGTAATAGAGAATGTAATTGAGTAGCTCATGAACTAGCAAGGTTAGCTAGGTTCTCATCTCCGAGTGTTTGGATGGATAACGCCCCTGATGAGGTTATCCCTTTACTTGTAAACGATGCTACTTTACTTATGAATGAACAAAGGAGAAGAAGTTTATCAAAAAAGATAAAGGAGTATCCCTTGCGGAAGGGCCGCAAGGGTCACTTTGTATGGGCTAAGAGCACGTCAAGTGGTTCGTTCAGCCGTCGCCACGTGACGTGTGCTAGGCGCTCCCTCTGAATTTTGTTTTTTATTCTTTTTACATGTTTTCGAGTTTCAGATGTTCTTTTTTCAGTTTTCTGAGTTACGTCTGGTTTTCCTAGGTTTTGGAGTAAAAAATTGTGAATGTTCTTTTTGGTGCAAAGATTTTTTTTTGTGCTTCCGGAATAAGCACAAATTTGCTTTTCGTGGAGGCACAGATTTGCTTATGCGAGAAGCATAGCTGTGCTTCTTGAAAAGCAAAAGAAAAAATCACATAATTATTTTTTTGCGTGATGTTTTTGCTTCCACGAGAAGTACAGATTTGTTTTTATGAAGACATAGATTTGCTCCCGTGAGAAGCACATAGTTGTGCTTCTAGGGAAGGGAAAAAATATTATTTTTTGCATACTTTTTCTGGCTTTTTCAAAGCACATATTTGCTTCTACGAGAAAAGTAAAACAATCATGATTTGTTTGCATGAACTTTTTTCTGCACAACTATGATTCTTCGGAAAGAAAAAATTATGATTTTTTTCCGTGCTTTTTTGTGCTTCCACTAGAAGCACATACTTGCATCTCATGGAGGCACAAATCTttgcttcttgaaaaggaaaataAGTTGAAACTGGCATTAAAATGGGATTTAGTTTCATAGATCTCGACGCGAGAAATCCAATGGTGAAAACGATTCAAAATTTGGACACATGGTGCGAGCGATAAAACGTTTTGAAAAAACAAATCTATGAAAAAAAATGAGAAAACTCTTAGATTACGACAAGTGGAGAACATGCAGTACGCCACTTGTCAACGCTGAGAAGGTGGGAGTAACCTTTGCAAGGGGTGCCCCTGAACTAGTGATTTCGGCGTCGGCTTTGTCTCGCCCTCAGTCAAAGACAAAACCCCAATTCTTATTTGTCGCTAGCTGCACTGGTTACAACGCTTTTAGTAAAagacgccccccccccccttttgtTCGATACGGTTAGAATGGATCGTTTCACCATCTTAGGTACGAGTGGGACGCTCTTGGGTTTGGGAAGTTTCCAGAAGCTTCCTGGGCTAgttttgttaagttttggaaggtttggtttttctttgtttgGCTTTTTTGTAtggtttttcttttttcttttctagGATGCACGAAGTTTTTCAAATTTAATTTTTTTTTCCAAGGGCCAGGAGCGATGAGTGAGTTTCAAATTCCACCCGTGCCTCCAGCCCACCATACCCTCGGCCCACCACCATCAGAGGGGCAATGCTCTCTTCGTCTCGCCCGCACGAGACGGGCGGCCCTATGTCTTGCTTCACGTGAGACAGAGGGAACCCTCTCCTGAAGAAGGGAGTCGCGAGTTGGGTCGGCCCAGGCGCGCGGAGCCACATCCTCTTGTTCATGTCTTTCTTTTGTTTATTCTTTCAAATATTCTAAATAT encodes:
- the LOC125530091 gene encoding copper transport protein ATX1 → MFDLLESNRNKMFSSYYGRQTVVLKVAMSCGGCSGAVKRVLTKMEGVESFDIDMEQQKVTVKGNVKPEDVFQTVSKTGKKTAFWEAEATPAAAAAEAAP